GCCACGCCGCGGCCAGCGAGGCGACCACGCTGGCCGCCAGGCCGGGCAGCAACAGCAGACCGGCCTGCAACGGCGACCGGCCGAGCACCAGCTGCAGATACTGCGAGCCGAAGAACAGCACACCGGCGAGCGCGAAGACCGCCAGCAGGCTGGTCACGACCGCGACCCGGAACTGCGGCCGCGCGAACAGCGTGAGGTCCAGCATCGGTCGCGGCAGCCGCCGCTGCCTGCGCACGAACAGCACGGCGGCGAGCACGCCCACGGCGGCGGCCGACGCGAGGACCGGCCGCGGGCCGTGCGCGGCGGTTTCCTTGATCGCGTAGACGATCGGCACCAGGGCCAGCAGCGACAGCGCCGCGCTGGGCACGTCGAACCGGCCGGGTGACGGGTCGCGCGATTCCGGGATCAGCACCGGGCCGAGCATCAGCAGCACCAGCATGACCGGCAGGTTGACCAGGAACACCGAGCCCCACCAGTAGTGCTCGAGCAGCCAGCCGCCCAGTAGCGGACCGGCCGCCGCGCCGCCACCGGCCATCGCGCTCCACACCGCGATGGCGATGGTGCGCTGGCGCGGGTCGAGGAACATCGAGCGGATCAGGCCCAGTGTGGCGGGCATGAGGGTGGCGCCTGCGACACCTTGGAGCACGCGCGCGGCGATGAGCATCTCGGGCGAGACCGCCCAGGCCGCGACCGCGGAGGCCAGGCCGAAGCCGACCGCGCCGATGAGCAGCAGTTTGCGGCGGCCGATGCGGTCGCCGAGGTCGCCCATCACCACCAGCAGGCCGGCGAGCACGAACGAGTACACGTCGATGATCCACAGCAGCTGCGGGGTGGTGGGCGCGAGGTCGGCGCTGATCGCGGGGACCGCGAGGTCGAGCACCGTCGCGTCGATCGAGAGCAGCAGCAGGGCCAGGGCCAGCACGGCCAGACCCCACCATGCCCGCGCGGTCGCGCGCGGCGGCGGGCCGGGGGTGGTGGGCACGCCGGTGCTCGGGGTCGTGGTCTGGGGGTTCATCGATGTTCTCGACTTCCGTGACTTTCTCGACGTTGGTCGTCGTTGGTTTACCGTCCAGACGGTACAGTACACGACATGACCGTCCGGCCGGTATAGTCGGCGCCCGTGACGCCGAGCACCCGCGACCGGATCCTGAACGCGCTGGAGGCCCTGCTGCTGGAAAAGGGCATGTCACAGGTGACGTTGGAGAACGTCGCCGCGGCGGCGGGCGTTTCCAAAGGGGGCCTGCTCTACCACTTCAAGAGCAAGGACGCACTGCTGGCGGGACTGGTCCGCCGACTGGGGGAGCGCGCCGCGCACCAGATGGCCGACACCACGGCCAAGGGCGTCTCGATCGCCGAGTGGTACCTGCAGACGCCGAATCCCGACAACGTCGCCGACGCGGTGGAGATGGAGCTCTACCGTTCCATGCTGGCGACCATGCGCAGCGTCGACGCCAAGGACGACGCCGACGAGGTGCAGCGCGCGCTCGCCGACCTGATGGTCTCCTGGTCCGACGGCCTGGACGAGGAGATCGACGACCCGGTGCGCGCCGACATCATCCGGCTGGTCGGCGACGGCGTGTATCTGCGCGCGCTGCTGGGCATTCCGCCGATCGACCCGGAGCGCTACCGCCGGGTCGTCGAGCGGCTGCTGACCGGCGGTCAGGCTCCGACGTAGCTCGCCAGGTGCGTGCCGGTGAGGGTGGAACGATCGGCGACGAGGTCGGCGGGAGTGCCCTCGAAGACCACCCGGCCGCCGTCGTGGCCCGCGCCCGGGCCGAGGTCGATGATCCAGTCGGCGTGCGCCATCACGGCCTGGTGGTGTTCGATGACGATCACCGTCTTACCGGCATCCACCAGCCGGTCCAGCAGCCCGAGCAACTGCTCGACGTCGGCCAGGTGCAAGCCGGTGGTCGGCTCGTCGAGGATGTAGATCCCGCCCTTCTCCGCCATCTGGGTGGCCAGCTTGAGCCGCTGCCGCTCGCCGCCCGACAGCGTGGTCAGCGGCTGGCCCAGGGTCAGATAGCCCAAACCCACGTCGGCCATGCGCTGCAGGATCTTGTGCGCGGCGGGGGTGCGCGCCTCGCCGGAGCCGAAGAACTCCTCGGCTTCGGTCACCGGCATCGCCAGCACCTCGCTGATGTCGCGCCCGCCCAGCTTGTAGTCGAGCACCGACGCCTGGAACCGCTTGCCCTCGCACAGTTCACAGGTGGTGGCGACCCCGGCCATCATCGCCAGGTCGGTGTAGACCACGCCCGCGCCGTTGCAGGTCGGGCAGGCGCCCTCGGAATTGGCGCTGAACAGTGCCGGTTTCACGCCGTTGACCTTGGCGAAGGCCTTGCGGATCGGGTCGAGCAGCCCGGTGTAGGTGGCGGGGTTGGAACGGCGCGACCCCTTGATCGCGGTCTGGTCGACCACCACCACGCCCTCGCGCCCGGCGAGGTTGCCGTGGATGAGCGAGCTCTTGCCCGACCCGGCGACGCCGGTGACCACGGTGAGTACCCCAGTCGGCACGTCGACGTCGACGTCGCACAGGTTGTTCTGGTTCGCGCCGCGGATCTCCAGCGCGCCGGTGGAGGTGCGCACCGACTTCTTCAGCGAGGCGCGATAGCCGAGGTGGCGGCCGGTGAGGGTGTCCGAGGCGCGCAGCCCCACCACGTCACCCTCGTAGCAGATGGTGCCGCCCGCGGTGCCCGCCCCGGGACCGAGATCGACCACGTGGTCGGCGATGGTGATGGTCTCCGGCTTGTGCTCGACCACCAGCACCGTGTTGCCCTTGTCGCGCAACCGCAGCAGCAGCTCGTTCATGCGCTGGATGTCGTGCGGATGCAGGCCGATGGTCGGCTCGTCGAAGACGTAGGTCACGTCGGTGAGCGCCGAACCGAGGTGCCGGATCATCTTGGTGCGTTGCGCCTCACCGCCGGAGAGCGTGCCCGCGGGGCGGTCCAGTGACAGGTAGCCCAGGCCGATCTCGACGAACCCGTCCAGGGTGTGCTTGAGCGTGGTGAGCAACGGCGCCACCGAGGGCTCGTCGAGTCCGCGGACCCATTCGGCCAGATCGCTGATCTGCATGGCGCAGGCGTCGGCGATGTTGATGCCCTTGATCTTCGACGACCGCGCGCCCTCGTTGAGACGGGTGCCCTCGCACTCCGGGCAGGTGCGGAAGGTGATCGCCCGGTCGACGAACGCCCGGATGTGGGGCTGCATCGCCTCGCGGTCCTTGGACAGGAACGACTTCTGGATGCGCGGGATGAGGCCCTCGTAGGTGACGTTGACGTTGTCGACCTTGATCCGGGTGGGCTCCTTGTAGAGCAGATCGTTGAGTTCGCGCTTGGTGTACTTGCGGATCGGCTTGTTCGGGTCGAGGAAGCCCGAGCCCATGAAGATGCGCCCGTACCAGCCGTCCAT
This sequence is a window from Nocardia farcinica. Protein-coding genes within it:
- a CDS encoding MFS transporter, coding for MNPQTTTPSTGVPTTPGPPPRATARAWWGLAVLALALLLLSIDATVLDLAVPAISADLAPTTPQLLWIIDVYSFVLAGLLVVMGDLGDRIGRRKLLLIGAVGFGLASAVAAWAVSPEMLIAARVLQGVAGATLMPATLGLIRSMFLDPRQRTIAIAVWSAMAGGGAAAGPLLGGWLLEHYWWGSVFLVNLPVMLVLLMLGPVLIPESRDPSPGRFDVPSAALSLLALVPIVYAIKETAAHGPRPVLASAAAVGVLAAVLFVRRQRRLPRPMLDLTLFARPQFRVAVVTSLLAVFALAGVLFFGSQYLQLVLGRSPLQAGLLLLPGLAASVVASLAAAWLVQRWRPGAVLGGALVTAAAGAAVFLRLGPDAATSTLPFILGFLGVGAGVGVALTVSSDLVVSSAPPERAGAAAAVSETAYETGIALGVALLGSVVMAIFRGSLPDLPDTARESLGAATEFARGLPQATAETMLTSVHEAFLSGVHLAATGTATILLIAAWVALRLRPGTTER
- a CDS encoding TetR/AcrR family transcriptional regulator — its product is MTPSTRDRILNALEALLLEKGMSQVTLENVAAAAGVSKGGLLYHFKSKDALLAGLVRRLGERAAHQMADTTAKGVSIAEWYLQTPNPDNVADAVEMELYRSMLATMRSVDAKDDADEVQRALADLMVSWSDGLDEEIDDPVRADIIRLVGDGVYLRALLGIPPIDPERYRRVVERLLTGGQAPT
- a CDS encoding ATP-binding cassette domain-containing protein, which codes for MTTAPTTTETTARHAADSHDLIRVHGARENNLQDVSVEIPKRRLTVFTGVSGSGKSSLVFGTIAAESQRMINETYSAFVQGFMPTLARPEVDFLEGLTTAIIVDQERMGVNARSTVGTATDANALLRILFSRLGEPHIGSPQAFSFNVASISGAGAVTLQRGGQTIRERRDFAITGGMCPRCEGMGKVSDFDLSALYDDSKSLAEGALTIPGYSMDGWYGRIFMGSGFLDPNKPIRKYTKRELNDLLYKEPTRIKVDNVNVTYEGLIPRIQKSFLSKDREAMQPHIRAFVDRAITFRTCPECEGTRLNEGARSSKIKGINIADACAMQISDLAEWVRGLDEPSVAPLLTTLKHTLDGFVEIGLGYLSLDRPAGTLSGGEAQRTKMIRHLGSALTDVTYVFDEPTIGLHPHDIQRMNELLLRLRDKGNTVLVVEHKPETITIADHVVDLGPGAGTAGGTICYEGDVVGLRASDTLTGRHLGYRASLKKSVRTSTGALEIRGANQNNLCDVDVDVPTGVLTVVTGVAGSGKSSLIHGNLAGREGVVVVDQTAIKGSRRSNPATYTGLLDPIRKAFAKVNGVKPALFSANSEGACPTCNGAGVVYTDLAMMAGVATTCELCEGKRFQASVLDYKLGGRDISEVLAMPVTEAEEFFGSGEARTPAAHKILQRMADVGLGYLTLGQPLTTLSGGERQRLKLATQMAEKGGIYILDEPTTGLHLADVEQLLGLLDRLVDAGKTVIVIEHHQAVMAHADWIIDLGPGAGHDGGRVVFEGTPADLVADRSTLTGTHLASYVGA